Below is a genomic region from Rana temporaria chromosome 3, aRanTem1.1, whole genome shotgun sequence.
CTTTCTTATTTATTACTTACTTATATAATATTTCCTCTGCTATGAATTTCTGCTCCAATTAAGGGGATAATAAACCCTCATTTATAAGCATTTTCAGCAGCTGATTCTAGTATGCATCTTCTTTATCTTTTAATCCTTGCCTATTGTCTAGTTTAAGCTTGTGACATGATTGCTCCTATATGTTTCATGTTTCAAGGAGGTTCCCTTGTCCTGCAGACCTATGGAGTCACCCTGGTATGCAGAGACTAAACCTGTGCTTCCTACACTGTGTGTTTTATTAGAAACACACAACTGTGTAGCCATTCAATGGCAAAACCCTCCCCTGCGCCTCCTTTTTCCTCCATCCTCCCTTCTCCAAGCTAACAGACATGATCTGGACAACACTGTCCACTGTTCATACTTTCCTGAGAAGACCAAAGGTTTAGGGAAGTGGCACTGAGAACAGGAGCCAGCATCATTTAAAAGTTGTAAACTGTAAGTACTGGGGTAAGAATGTTTAACAAATAGTTTACAGgggaatgtttgttttattgtgctcattgtgtaatgccgcatacacacgaccatttttaatgtcctagaaaaaacaacgtttttctcgacatgattcttattaagcctgccttgcacacacacgatcgtgaaaaaaaaaatgctcgagcaaagcgcagtgacgtacaacgcgtacgacggcactatacaggggaagttccattcagatggcgccaccctttgggctgcttttgctgatttcatgttagtaaaagtttggtgagagacgattcgcgcttttcagtcttcatgcttttcagtctgttacagcgtgacgaatgtgctatctcaattacaaacgctagttttaccagaacgagtgctcccgtctcataacttgcttttgagcatgcacgtttttttcacgttattaaagcctacacatgacagtttttcaccattttttatggccatttttcacgtagagaaaaatgctctggagcctacacacggtcattttttaatgACCatcttaaaaaatttcatttttcacgtcatgtgtgtatgcggcattaggctaaaAAATGCTGTAGGGTGGGTGTAATACTAGCTTAGCACCAAGCTTTTATATCTCTGGTGCTTCAATTCAAGGGGGTGCTTTCTCTCTTTTATGAAGACATTCGATAAAGAGAAAATCAAGGTTGTCTCCAAATCAACTTTTTATGTAAGATAGTAAAGAAAATATTTGAAATAAATGAAATCACTGGGGAACTATTTTTTAAAGATTTGCTAAATTATATGAATTATTTGTAAAGGCTTTAGATACTACCAAGACGGGAGAAGTATTGTGTTGTCTAGGTTGAAGTGCAAGATATGAATGACACTTCCAAGAATAATGAAGTGCCTGAAAATTCCCCAGTAGGATCTGTTGTTAAGTTTATCACAGACAGGGATCCTGGTAAAAATGGGAAAGTCAAACTGATAATACCACTGGAATTACCCTTTAAATGCCAGTTTAAAGTGTACATTtgttgtctcctcaaaataactcaacaaaccTGCCTGTTTATTTTTGCTGTTTGCCCCAttgggggagatttcccttcacttcctgtggtGGAGACAGAAGTAGTACATTTCTGCAGTATTTTAATGAAATTCCCCTTTtcggctggattcacatctatgcatgtttcCCCTGCTGCGTTTGTCATTGAAATTAAGAGAAACTCATCAAAACACATGTTGAGCACATGTTAATGTGGGTTGTCTCAAACTTTTAATGCATCATAATTGGCATCAATGCACATTAATAGACATCATGAGATGTTTACCTGCATCATTTGTTGTGAtgcctttttctttgatttcaatggaaaataCATCAAGCAAACATTGCATAGATGTAAATCCAGCTTTAGtcagttgtccccagaacaagtgtccccattggaagatttccttctTTACCCTTTGTTCTTGATACAACTGTAAAATTCGGGATTTTAGTGAAAATAACCAACAGGGCAAATTGAGAGGTCGAATTTTGCCAGTGGACAACAGAGAGTGATAAAACGTGACAGGGTTCTTACCATTTTTGATAAACATTTTAATGTAAATTTAAAGTAAACTGCTATCATTTTTTTGGTATTGAGACATGAAACTCATTAACGGTATTATTTGTAAAATACATATGATCTCATTAAAAGAGTACTTTAACTTTCGTCAGCTCATCATTTAGATACAATAGAGATAATCACCTGCAGATTGTAACAGGTGCTCccagcgccgtaatgcgttccacgctggaacgcatatggCGACCACGCAATGACATCATTACCAGGCGCCGCaagcgttccagcttggaacgcggaagtgccgagcgCACTCAGCGCTGGATTTGGCACACCTGCCTTGCAcctgtctcctgcctataaaggcattcacttTACATACAAACGccattctattattgtcggccgtagccggcttgGCTACTATTCAACTACAGCTACCATTCGTCCCTAAACTGGAGGCCATCCCACACCTGGAGCTGCGCTGCCAACCTTGTCTGAGTTGCTGCGGACACCCCAAGCTACCCCCCCACCAGGAGACCTTCCATAAAAGAATCCTATTGCTGCTGCAATACTCTACAACAAgactcatcctctgcaaacggataagtagccattgtTTCACTAGTAGTGGCTTTAGAATTAGCTACTACATATATTGCTTCTAATTAGTTGCTGTATTGAACTCTGGCTTACCGAATACTAATCTACTGCTGGGGATTACTTAAAGTGACTTTAGTGGTTCGCTGTAGAATATCTTAAAGGAACATACACTCTCAGCTCAGCTATACTTGCCTCTCCTACGCAAATATTAATTgcatacagtggcccggattcagagagcaattgcgcctgcgtaaccatagttacgcagcacaattgcttgcttgcgccggcgttacgaatgctcctgattcaggaacatcgtaacgccgactgcagcctaaaatctgcgtggcataaggctcttatgccacgcagattttaggctgcattcttgcgatgaccgctagggggcgctcccattgtgctcagtgtatagtatgcaaattgcatactaacaccgattcacaatgttgcgcgagtcctgcatacgcaagttacggagtttccgtacggcatctttagcgtaaggcttcCCCTTTTAATAGTCAAtttagccaatgctaaagtatacccgtcgttcccgcgtcatgaaatttgaatttcatgtcgtttgcgtaagtgattcgtgaatggcgctggacgcctttaacgttcactttgaagcaaatgacgtccttgcgacgtcatttgccgcaatgcacgttgggaaagtttcccgacggcgcatgcactttatgatcggcgtgggaacgcgcctaatttaaatgattcccgccccctgcgggatcatttaaattgcgtgcgcttacgccgggcaattttgccggcgcgccctcgcaatttacggagctacagtactgctccgtgaatcgagggcagcggcgcaaatttgcaggggcgcagggcaaaatcgttgccatgTGCCTCAGTAATTtatgcgcaattcttactgaatctgggccggtATACTTAATTGCTACGTGCCTAACATaagttgttacttgtttatgggcccatgccctacgttactgaacatgttcgctctaacattTTCATGCTAAGGCttgaaggtatttcatacctgctcccttagtagCCCAATGCATCCCTTTATGTTAAAgcgatatgatgtagagaacccccaaactcctgttctgattggagtgacgcctggggtctcgTACTGATAATCCCTATGCATAGAGTGCCTGCATTGGAGTCTTTAATGCAGTTGCGCTTGTTGATCTTCATTGTAAAATTTCTACGCTAGCGGTTGGAGGCATATTGTAATACCTccgcccttagtagctcaacgcattcctatatgtgagagagatgatgcagtgaccccccaaactcctgttctctgattggagtgacgcctggggcccagtACTGAAACCTCACATAACATAGGGAGGTGCATTGAGTTCTTTCCGCTATCCGCAGTTGAGGTTCACTcctgttcaccagagctgttacacagCGCTACACAATCAGAGTGCAACAATTAGTCACAATTCGCAACAATTAGTCACATATCTACAAAAAGTGCGAAAATcaacataaatataaatacatcAATCCTAAAGTGCAGTATATcgcaataaaaataaagtatatatgcataaaaatgcataaaGCGCTGATAAAGTGTCAAGTATAGTCCATaaaatgcatttatatatatatatatatatatatatatatatatatataaaggaatctattttaagcgggggttcaccccaaaaaaaatgttttaacattagattcaggcgagttgttagaatcattatcgggtgtttttttttttttaaatcgttgccgtatataccgttttatagatatatgttcaccgcggcttcggGTATAATCTGCCGGACTGGgctttcctaattgattgacatgcttccgaccgtcgcatacagtgcgttacgagttgccgaaagaagccggactgcgagtcggctctatacggcacctgcgcatcgacgttcagcttctttcggcaactcgtgacgcgatgtatgcgacggtcggacacatgtcaatcaattaggaacgcccagtcccgcagattatacccagaagcagcggtgaacatatatctataaaacggtatgtacggcaacgattaaaaaaaaaacacccgattgtgattctaacaactcgcctgaatctaatgtaacattttttttttttgggtgaacccccgctttaatgcagcaTTAATAGATTATTTTATATATGCCAATATTTACAAATTAACATTGGTGAACAGTTTAATTAGATAAATGAGCCCTCTAGTGggcaaaacacataactgcattgCTACCCTGCCCATTGATACCTTTAAATTGTGGTGCAAGCTGCTTCATTTTTTGTATGAGCttcttttatttttggtttaCAACAACATAGCTGAAAGGTTCACCCTCATCTTTCCTATAGGTGGAGCGTAATAGGAtacataaaaatgttgtatctcaGCACTGGAGGTCCCCTGAAGACAGTCTATCAGCTGAAACAAGTGTTGGGGCAGGCTTTAGTGCTGACGTCATGCTGCTGCATTATATCAGTCAGCAGCGGCCTGTATGTGAGTTACAGTGGTGTTGTATTGATATATTGGTCTGTTTGTTTGGCGTGCTATGTATGTACTCCTCATGGTGCAATACATACTAcactcagtggtggctggtgctcaatttttttttgggggggactgaaaaattctgaaataaaacccatcatttgcagcttcactgtgcccatcaaatgcagccactgtgtcatcaaatgcagccaatgtgcccatcaattcatcCATAtgtctcctcccatgctctcctcCTGATAGAcgcccaatcacagcacctgtcgtttcagacaatcaggtgatgggtaacatACCTGAggacctgattggcggagagacagttcagtgttaggaaagcgaatattcattcgcttttctaacacacctgggttgaCCCGAGTTCACCTAttttggctctaatcaggtgtttCAAAAtccccccgccactgtaattcaggtgcccggtgccTGAATAGGGGTggcagtggcagccaatggataGATTCAAGCTATGTATGAATCTTTCTATTGGTCATAAAGggggtggctagagagagggggcagggcgcatgcgcccttatggacgcaccgccactgactacACTATTACCATCTTTGCTGGCTTGCGGTGTGAGCATTATTTACTTGGATCAGTGCTGGGAACTGAAGAGGAGAGCACTGTGGATGTATGCATAGGCTACCCTGAATGACACCTACTTATGATGACACGCTAAGCATATTTTGTAGCACATTTTCTGGTGAGTGTTCATTTTATAAGGTGGTGCCTGGTGCTTCTTTACACTGGGAAGAGTCTAAATAGTTTGGGAAGGAACTATAACACATGTTTTTTGAGCTATACAGAACGCTTTTGCACTATATCGGCACGTTATGcacttttatacatatatatatatatatatatatatatatatatatatatatatatatatatatatatatatatatatatatatatatatatatatatatatatatatatatacaggtatgtatatatatatatactttatttttattgtgatatTATATTGCACTTTAAATAGATATGTGacaaatttttgtactttatgatTAATAGTTGCCCTCTGATTGTGTGGTGTTGTAGGTCAATATTGTTATGGTTTCATAGGGTTTTTGTGTATCAACCTTTCTGCTAGCAGCCTACTATATTACAGCATGGACCTTATACTAGATATTTGGTTTACATAATATAAAATCCTTATTATGTCTGTATTAAGATTGAGGAGATAATGCAAAGCCAAATTCAGTGCTTGTGTGATTAGTATACAAAAATTATCTCCAGTGTATAGATAAGCCAGACTCCACACAGttttcataaaaaacaaaaaaatagaaatctaAGTAAAAGACCTCCAATCACTAATTTCTAATATTACCCTAAAGTTTACTTGGTAGAGGCATACTGCATATGtagaatgaaataaataaatcttgAATTGCTCACATAGCAATACCATTCCAATGATGACATTCTGTAACAGCTTCAGTTCCAGCTTGacacgtgaaaaaaaaatactttaaaaaaggAAGGGGAAAGGCATTAAAACCAAGTAAATACTTTGTATAGATCAACATATTGAAGAAGTTATTAAGTCTGATTGTGCTTTGTGTTGATTTTATTTACCCACTGTAAAACTACTAATGCCAAATCAACAAAGAAATTGGTTAGACAAGAGTTCACTCTAATATACAAGTTATAAAATCAGCCTTGCTATTTTAAACTGATAACTATTAAAACAGCATGATGAAAATGAATGGTTTGATATGCATAAAAGCAGATGACACAACCAATGGCTGcttgttttccttttattttctttttatttgcagTAGGCCAaccttttctagaaaaaaatctTACTGCTGATAATGTGGTATTATGGGAGTTCCTATAATTAATGGTTAATAAATTGTGAACTTGGTATTGCAGATTTGTCATCATGATTGCACATTATTCTCTATCTCTTCCTGACCACCAAAGACACTGATTAGAGGAGATTACAGTTGTGTTCCAGGTGTCTTATGCTTTTTAAAGTGTCAGAATAAATGCATAaggcataagaaaaaaaaatgcgttgtTTCTGCTTTCTTAAACCATCAGATTCAAGACTCGGTTTTAGTTTAGAatttactttaaatttttttacatttttacatttttttctgaaacattcccacaaaaaagcattgtatacagtatgcagtgcatacaaaGTATTCAGTTTCCCTaacatttttcaataaaactgTAGTTCTAATTTTTAGACAGAAGAGGGCAGACTTGTCCAGTCTTTTTGTTAAtaaaacctttgtgaatctgttcATGTGTTCTCCTCCCCCTGGCTCAGTGATTCACCCTCCCATCCCTTCTCTCACACACAAAGAAGAGCTGCTGCTCCGATGAAAACCCTTTGGATGTTTTCAATGCAGGAAATATGGTGTTTTTTATACAACAAATCATTTAAACTCAGCTTGGATACTTACTGGGATTACAAAAGGACTTGATTCTCAGAAGAGGGATAAAGACATGGACTGCAAATGTTCCTCAAATGCTTGGAAATGGCAAGTAGCTTTCTCCCTTCTCCTTTGTAGCTGGGGCTGGGTCTCTGGGCAGCTGCGTTATTCTGTTGCAGAGGAGTCACTTCCAGGGACTGCTGTGGGGAATATAGCTCAGGATCTGGGCTTAAACCTGGCAGATATTAATAAAAGAAGACTGAGTTTGGGATCTGAAGGAAACAGCAAATATTTTActattgaccagaaatatggagCTTTGATTATACAAGAGAGGATTGATAGAGAGAGCCTGTGTGGGTCCAGCTCCAGCTGTTTGCTGCATTTAGAGGTTGCAGCTGAGAATCCTCTGGAGCTGTTCAGCCTGGAAATTGAGATtttggacattaatgataattatcCTATTTTCTCTGTCACTAATCAGGAAATTAAAATTATAGAGCTGTTTGCAAGTCCAGGAGTAAGATTTCCTTTGCCCACTGCTAAAGACTTGGATGTGGGTAAAAATGGTGTGAGACATTATAGCTTGAATCAAAATCCTTATTTTTCTTTATCAGAAAAATATCGAAATGATGGGGTTTTGATTGCAGAATTGGTACTAGAGAAAAATCTGGACAGGGAAGAGAAATCAGAACACAAGCTTATTCTGTCTGCCATTGATGGAGGAGAACCTCCTCGATCAGGATCCACTCAGATTAATATTATTGTTTTAGATATTAATGATAATGCACCAGTGTTTGATCATTCAAGCTATAAGGTAGGGGTAATGGAAAATCTTCCTCTTAACACAGTTGTTATAAAGCTAAATGCCGCAGACCTAGATGAGGGTGCGAATAGTGAAATATTATATTCATTTGATGATCATACAGCAGATTCCGCCAGGGAaatatttaatttaaatgaaaacaCTGGAGAAATATTTATTAGGGGGGCTGTAGACTTCGAAGTTGCAACATCCTATGAATTATATGTGAAGGCTGTTGATAAAGGATCACCAAGACGAGAAGGACGTTGTGTTGTCCAGGTTGAAGTGCAAGATGTGAATGATAATGTACCAGAAATTGTATTTACTTCTAAAAATAATGAGGTTCCTGAAAATGCCCCAGTAGGGACTGTTGTAGGGTTTATCACAGTCAGAGACAGGGATTTTGGTAAAAATGGGGAAGTTAAATTGCAAATGTCACCAGATTTACCCTTTAAATACCAGCCCATGTCAAACCGTTTTACATTGGTCACTAGTGGACATCTAGACAGGGAGAAAGTCTCACAATATACTATTACACTGGTCGCTTCTGATCTTGGCTCTCCTTCTTTAAGCAGCCAGACTACAACAATCATTAATATTTCTGATGTTAATGATAATCCTCCAGCATTTCTACAGTCTGCTTACAATGCCTTCATATCAGAAAACAATGAGCCCGGCAGACTGTTGTGTACAGTATCTGCTGGAGATCCAGATGAAGGAGATAATGCAAAGCTCATTTACTCCATATTGGGGAACCACATAGACAGCTCTCCTGTCTCTTCATTTGTCTACATTAACTCCGACACTGGTAATATTTATGCCCAGCGCTCCTTTGACTATGAACAGCTCCAAGTTCTACAGATCACTGCGAGAGTCGAAGATTCTGGATACCCAAAGCTGTCTTCCAATGTTTCAGTCTTCATATTTATTCAGGATACAAATGACAATTACCCCTCTATATTATACCCAGAGAGCTCAGGGGAAGTCATGGCACAAGAGACCATTCCCAGATTTGCATCTGCTGGCTATTTAGTCAGTAAAGTATCTGCGGTTGATCTGGATTCTGGGCACAATGCCTGGCTCACCTATAGACTTCTTCAGTCTGGCAGTCCAGCTTTGTTTCACATCTCTGAATATACAGGAGAAGTAAGAACTCTGCGAGGATTACAGGAGACGGATAACGCAGAATATCGACTTGTCATTTCTGTCAGTGACCATGGGGAGCCTTCACTGTCCTCTACAGTCACTCTGATTGTAAATATAATGGAGAATATTGCTCAGGAAAGCCCCAAATCCCATGATTTTCTTACAAATACTAAATCAACACCAAATATGACCTTATATCTTATTATTTCTCTTGTAGCCATCAGTTTGGTTTCCTTGGTAACGTTTGTTATATTATTGGTAAGGTGCCTTAGAAAGAATTATGACAGCAGTTGTGGTTCCTGTTTTCCAAACAAATCCCTTCCTGTGTCCTATATGGATCAGTATAAACCAACACTTTACATGAACGCAGATGGGACATTAAAGTACATGGAAGTGAGGATGGCTCCTCCAGAACCTCCAGGATCGTGTTATCCACCTTGTTTTCCTGCAACAACAAACAT
It encodes:
- the LOC120932487 gene encoding protocadherin gamma-C5-like isoform X21, with the translated sequence MDCKCSSNAWKWQVAFSLLLCSWGWVSGQLRYSVAEESLPGTAVGNIAQDLGLNLADINKRRLSLGSEGNSKYFTIDQKYGALIIQERIDRESLCGSSSSCLLHLEVAAENPLELFSLEIEILDINDNYPIFSVTNQEIKIIELFASPGVRFPLPTAKDLDVGKNGVRHYSLNQNPYFSLSEKYRNDGVLIAELVLEKNLDREEKSEHKLILSAIDGGEPPRSGSTQINIIVLDINDNAPVFDHSSYKVGVMENLPLNTVVIKLNAADLDEGANSEILYSFDDHTADSAREIFNLNENTGEIFIRGAVDFEVATSYELYVKAVDKGSPRREGRCVVQVEVQDVNDNVPEIVFTSKNNEVPENAPVGTVVGFITVRDRDFGKNGEVKLQMSPDLPFKYQPMSNRFTLVTSGHLDREKVSQYTITLVASDLGSPSLSSQTTTIINISDVNDNPPAFLQSAYNAFISENNEPGRLLCTVSAGDPDEGDNAKLIYSILGNHIDSSPVSSFVYINSDTGNIYAQRSFDYEQLQVLQITARVEDSGYPKLSSNVSVFIFIQDTNDNYPSILYPESSGEVMAQETIPRFASAGYLVSKVSAVDLDSGHNAWLTYRLLQSGSPALFHISEYTGEVRTLRGLQETDNAEYRLVISVSDHGEPSLSSTVTLIVNIMENIAQESPKSHDFLTNTKSTPNMTLYLIISLVAISLVSLVTFVILLVRCLRKNYDSSCGSCFPNKSLPVSYMDQYKPTLYMNADGTLKYMEVRMAPPEPPGSCYPPCFPATTNIVDTTLTEYQSSPQIAEPKPTSNSWFSETHQQAQPNADWRISQAQRPGPSGAQPTEEAGVWPNNQFETERLQAMILASANEAAEGTSGLGGSTGTMGLSARYGPQFTLQHVPDYRQNVYIPGSTLTPTNAAGKRDGKGGGNKKKSGKKDKK